One Clavelina lepadiformis chromosome 1, kaClaLepa1.1, whole genome shotgun sequence genomic region harbors:
- the LOC143445164 gene encoding uncharacterized protein LOC143445164 yields MESSPRSMSCSKLRLSPEACATQHTSSSLPLSLGEDWKMKNEDLTTFEEPVTVDQKDCHTLVQNCGPDCMITQRIVDRLLARMLQLENERSELLAANRSWAVQFQMMQDKNEERTKKLEADLRLARRDGDRSPTRGANEEVNESKLKDQLNLLTHQAEVYREDFMEERKARVRAHAQMEALRNELKRERKSRVKLSSIVNQSRVCEETPQTLG; encoded by the exons ATGGAATCTAGCCCAAGGTCAATGTCTTGTTCCAAGTTGCGACTTTCCCCTGAAGCGTGCGCAACACAACATACGTCATCATCATTACCATTGTCTCTGGGAGAGGACTGGAAGATGAAAAACGAAGATTTAACGACGTTCGAAGAACCCGTCACTGTGGATCAAAAG GATTGCCACACACTTGTGCAGAATTGTGGACCAGATTGCATGATCACGCAAAGAATAGTGGACAGATTACTGGCCCGGATGTTGCAGCTTGAAAACGAACGCTCTGAG tTGTTGGCGGCAAACCGGTCATGGGCGGTACAATTTCAAATGATGCAAGACAAAAACGAGGAACGAACCAAAAAACTCGAAGCAGATCTTAGATTGGCCCGACGGGATGGCGACAGGTCACCCACTAGAGGCGCTAACGAGGAAGTGAACGAATCAAAGTTGAAAGACCAGCTCAACCTTCTCACCCACCAG GCTGAGGTTTATCGCGAAGATTTCATGGAGGAAAGAAAAGCCAGAGTGCGCGCGCATGCGCAGATGGAAGCGCTGAGAAATGAGTTGAAGCGTGAAAGAAAGTCACGTGTTAAGCTTTCGTCGATTGTGAACCAGAGTCGGGTCTGTGAGGAGACACCGCAGACTCTGGGTTAA
- the LOC143461741 gene encoding presequence protease, mitochondrial-like, whose amino-acid sequence MSLLKANWSLLSRQKRFLSSSAVRPVLYKVGQVLHDYEVKRVVDVPELFTTAVELEHTKTGSQHLHLARDDKNNVFNVGLRTTPMNSTGVAHVLEHVALCGSASFPVRDPFFKMLNRSMSSFMNAMTGADYTMYPFSTQNAKDFRNLLSVYLDSVFFPRIRKMDFLQEGWRLEHEKIDDKLSPIIFKGVVFNEMKGMMSDPSYLYGTALQNKLLPDHTYGFCSGGKPMDIPNLTWEDLQNFHATHYHPSNANFITYGDIPMEIHLEHINEQVMKKFDKINPDTEVPLQAPWPQQRAATTNSPPDPMAANPEKQTTISFSYLLPEVSNVFESFVAYVLCTLVIDGPSSPFYKALIESGLGSDYSPNTGYHSHMRQAIFSIGLQGIDKNDVSKVENLMEKTIDDVIRDGFTSERIESILHRIELQIKHQSSMFGLGLSFNIIPTWQHGADPVESLRIDQTVKKFREKLEVDPEFLRNKCKEYFKSNTHRLSLTMNPDSEFSSKMESTEKKMLQERIEKLSDEDKDLIFKQGQELLENQHFMEDLSCLPTLKVSDIPSKQVQHDVGVKFSREKTMPSIMTCPQPTNGLTYFNNVIPINELREDLMTYVPLFCDVLTQMGTESTDYVTFSQREDLFTGGLNASVTSSSVYDAMETETSVRLFSHCLDRNTSKMFDLWRELFHEVKFDDVNRLRTLIRQRAQELANGVSFRGAMFAMRSGAQHLAPSAKYEEKFAGLTQVNLMKELADQDDLSDVISKLRQIGDYVLHKNVTTQGERYALHATPDSMETAEKLLEAFQIGKPGMEPSHVQLQSELLQNGDLVYVLPPDGVLSRHVRWNKFQQNCSRTDHNLPLAVNHVSMCVPTSSTYTKDDSAHLRLLARLATNKFLHREIREKGGAYGGGARHGDDGIFRFYSYRDPNVTKTIEAFEKGVDWLISGDFDQQDIDEAKLAVFQSVDSPVSPCDRGMSYFLDGLPHQIKQNHRDQLLLVGKDELIDTAKRRLVGCDASIAVVGPGDAESNKN is encoded by the exons ATGAGTTTGCTAAAAGCGAACTGGAG CTTACTGAGTCGGCagaaaagatttttgtcaAGTTCTGCTGTGAGACCAGTATTATACAAAGTTGGACAAGTTCTTCACGACTATGAAGTAAAACGG GTGGTCGATGTACCTGAATTATTCACAACTGCAGTTGAACTTGAACACACGAAGACCGGAAGTCAGCATCTTCATCTCGCTCGCGACGATAAAAACAACGTTTTCAA tgttGGCCTTCGAACCACTCCCATGAACAGCACCGGTGTGGCCCATGTGCTTGAACATGTTGCGTTGTGTGGTTCTGCCAGCTTTCCCGTCCGAGAtccattttttaaaatgttgaacAGATCAATGTCAAGCTTCATGAATGCCATGACAG GTGCCGACTACACAATGTATCcattttcaacacaaaatgCAAAAGACTTTAGAAACCTTTTGTCGGTGTATCTTGACTCTGTCTTCTTCCCAAGGATAAGGAAAATGGACTTTCTGCAA GAAGGCTGGAGGCTTGAACATGAGAAAATTGACGACAAATTATCACCAATTATATTTAAAGGCGTCGTTTTTAACGAAATGAAAGGAATGAtg TCTGATCCAAGCTATCTGTATGGGACCGCTCTGCAAAACAAACTTCTGCCAGATCACACGTACGGGTTTTGCAGTGGGGGAAAACCCATGGACATACCCAACCTAACTTGGGaagatttgcaaaattttcacgCCACGCATTACCACCCAAGCAATGCTAA ttttataacCTACGGAGATATCCCAATGGAGATTCACCTCGAACACATCAACGAGCAAGTCatgaaaaagtttgataaaattaaccCAGATACTGAAGTTCCACTGCAAGCCCCATGGCCACAGCAG AGGGCGGCCACCACCAACAGCCCACCTGACCCAATGGCTGCAAACCCAGAAAAACAAACCACAATTTCTTTCAGTTATTTGCTGCCTGA GGTTTCGAATGTTTTTGAATCGTTCGTGGCTTACGTTTTATGCACATTGGTTATTGACGGCCCTTCTTCACCCTTCTATAAGGCACTTATTGAATCTGGTTTGGGATCAGATTATTCACCAAACACAG GTTATCACAGCCACATGCGGCAAGCCATATTCAGTATCGGATTGCAAGGAATTGACAAAAATGACGTCAGCAAAGTAGAAAACTTGATGGAGAAAACcatcgatgacgtcatcag GGATGGCTTCACCTCAGAGAGGATAGAGTCGATCTTGCATCGGATAGAATTACAAATCAAACACCAAAGCAGCATGTTTGGGCTCGGGTTGTCCTTT AACATCATACCAACGTGGCAACATGGGGCAGATCCAGTGGAATCGCTTCGCATCGACCAAACTGTGAAGAAATTTCGAGAAAAACTTGAGGTGGATCCGGAGTTCTTGCGGAACAAGTGCAAGgaatattttaaa AGCAACACGCATCGCTTGTCCCTGACCATGAACCCCGATTCTGAGTTCAGTTCGAAGATGGAGAGCACCGAGAAGAAGATGTTGCAGGAAAGAATCGAAAAACTCTCAGATGAAGACAAGGACCTTATCTTTAAGCAA GGCCAGGAATTGCTGGAAAACCAACACTTTATGGAGGATTTATCCTGCTTGCCCACCCTGAAGGTGTCGGATATCCCGTCCAAGCAGGTCCAACATGATGTTGGAGTCAAATTCTCGAGAG AAAAAACAATGCCGTCGATTATGACTTGTCCACAGCCGACCAATGGGCTCACTTATTTCAACAACGTCATCCCGATCAACGAGTTGAGGGAAGATTTGATGACGTATGTGCCGCTCTTCTGTGACGTTCTCACACA AATGGGGACCGAAAGCACTGATTACGTCACATTCTCACAACGTGAAGACTTGTTCACCGGCGGCTTGAACGCGtcagtgacgtcatcaagCGTGTATGACGCCATGGAAACGGAGACCTCTGTCCGATTATTTTCACACTGCTTGGATCGCAACACGTCAAAGATGTTTGACCTCTGGAGGGAGCTATTTCACGA GGTGAAATTCGATGACGTTAACAGACTACGGACTCTGATTCGTCAACGAGCGCAGGAACTGGCCAATGGGGTTTCATTTCGCGGTGCCATGTTCGCCATGCGCAGTGGAGCGCAACACCTTGCACCGTCGGCCaaatatgaagaaaaattCGCAG GCCTCACCCAGGTCAATCTGATGAAAGAACTCGCCGATCAAGACGACCTTAGTGACGTAATTAGTAAATTGCGTCAGATCGGTGACTACGTTCTGCATAAAAACGTAACGACGCAAGGCGAGCGTTACGCACTCCATGCAACTCCAGACTCGATGGAAACCGCCGAGAAATTGTTGGAAGCTTTCCAGATTGGAAAGCCTGGAATGGAGCCAAGTCATGTTCAACTTCAAA GTGAATTGCTTCAGAATGGTGATTTAGTGTATGTATTACCGCCAGATGGCGTTCTGAGCCGACATGTAAGATGGAATAAATTCCAACAGAATTGTTCaag AACCGACCACAATCTCCCTCTTGCCGTCAATCACGTGTCTATGTGTGTGCCTACGTCATCGACTTACACGAAGGATGACTCTGCACATTTGAGGTTACTTGCAAGGTTGGCGACCAATAAATTCCTTCATCGAGAAATAAG aGAGAAGGGCGGGGCATACGGGGGCGGAGCCAGGCACGGCGATGACGGAATTTTCCGTTTTTATTCCTACCGCGATCCGAATGTGACGAAAACAATAGAAGCATTCGAGAAAGGCGTTGATTGGTTGATTTCTGGTGACTTCGATCAACAGGATATTGATGAAGCGAAACTGGCTGTTTTCCAATCG GTCGACTCTCCAGTGTCACCTTGCGACCGGGGCATGAGTTACTTCCTGGATGGATTGCCTCATCAAATCAAGCAGAATCATCGCGATCAACTGCTGCTGGTCGGCAAAGATGAGCTCATCGATACCGCCAA AAGGCGACTGGTCGGTTGTGACGCAAGCATCGCAGTGGTCGGTCCCGGCGATGCCGAATCCAACAAGAATTAG